A genomic segment from Drosophila miranda strain MSH22 chromosome 3, D.miranda_PacBio2.1, whole genome shotgun sequence encodes:
- the LOC108159263 gene encoding metallophosphoesterase 1 homolog isoform X1 produces MASLRVVNRLVCRGFVVLTLLLIFFNEFLIYYMAQSSWHQIDCKLDNCTRLLLISDPQILGTSYDRSSHSPLARYDSDRYLQKTFERAVAFTQPHIIVFLGDLLDEGNIATAQEYKQYVKRFRRIYQSKKFRKFRMISAYFQRVHVPGDNDIGGENGDYISNSNQRRFENEFMSEDLFDYDHHIRFFKINRMLLDFTNPDRDHNADRLRIGVSHAPLLIGGGPLLRAVISDLDPHIIFSGHWHESRIFIYPSTKVINFYENAVRHFDLKALKEQDHSYLEIMVPTSSYRMGKSKIGMGYAVLENYNLSYTVLWQPNRFILLFTYVFWGLFVLCGAIVYKMMTRCPFRVAKRQTHYSRVSNIPQF; encoded by the exons ATGGCTTCTTTGCGCGTAGTTAATAG ACTAGTATGCCGCGGCTTTGTAGTGCTGACTCTGCTGCTGATATTCTTCAACGAGTTTCTCATCTACTACATGGCCCAATCGAGCTGGCACCAAATCGATTGCAAACTGG ATAATTGCACACGCCTGTTGCTCATCTCAGACCCGCAGATCTTAGGCACCTCCTATGATCGCTCGTCCCACAGTCCGCTGGCTCGCTACGACTCGGATAGATATCTGCAAAAGACCTTTGAACGCGCCGTGGCCTTTACCCAGCCGCACATAATCGTGTTTCTGGGGGATTTGCTAGACGAAGGCAACATTGCCACGGCGCAGGAGTATAAGCAATATGTAAAGCGCTTTCGGCGCATCTATCAGAGCAAGAAATTCCGTAAA TTCCGCATGATATCTGCCTATTTTCAGCGCGTCCATGTGCCGGGGGATAATGACATAGGCGGCGAGAATGGCGACTACATTTCCAACTCGAACCAGCGACGCTTCGAGAACGAGTTCATGAGTGAGGACCTCTTCGACTATGACCATCACATTCGCTTCTTTAAGATCAACCGCATGCTGTTGGACTTTACAAATCCCGACAGGGACCATAATGCCGACCGGCTCCGTATTGGGGTCTCGCACGCTCCTCTGCTTATTGGCGGTGGACCGCTGCTGCGGGCCGTCATCAGCGACTTGGATCCACATATCATATTCTCTGGCCATTGGCACGAATCCAGGATATTTATTTACCCCTCCACGAAGGTGATCAACTTCTATGAGAATGCAGTGCGGCATTTTGATTTGAAGGCGCTGAAGGAGCAGGACCACAGCTATTTGGAGATTATGGTGCCCACCTCCTCGTATCGCATGGGAAAGTCCAAGATTGGCATGGGCTATGCTGTGCTGG AGAACTACAATCTAAGCTACACGGTTCTGTGGCAGCCCAACCGTTTTATTCTGCTCTTCACCTACGTCTTCTGGGGCCTTTTCGTGCTCTGCGGGGCGATTGTCTACAAAATGATGACCCGCTGTCCCTTCCGTGTGGCCAAACGACAGACGCACTATAGCCGCGTCTCCAATATACCTCAATTTTAG
- the LOC108159263 gene encoding metallophosphoesterase 1 homolog isoform X2 — MASLRVVNRLVCRGFVVLTLLLIFFNEFLIYYMAQSSWHQIDCKLDNCTRLLLISDPQILGTSYDRSSHSPLARYDSDRYLQKTFERAVAFTQPHIIVFLGDLLDEGNIATAQEYKQYVKRFRRIYQSKKFRKRVHVPGDNDIGGENGDYISNSNQRRFENEFMSEDLFDYDHHIRFFKINRMLLDFTNPDRDHNADRLRIGVSHAPLLIGGGPLLRAVISDLDPHIIFSGHWHESRIFIYPSTKVINFYENAVRHFDLKALKEQDHSYLEIMVPTSSYRMGKSKIGMGYAVLENYNLSYTVLWQPNRFILLFTYVFWGLFVLCGAIVYKMMTRCPFRVAKRQTHYSRVSNIPQF; from the exons ATGGCTTCTTTGCGCGTAGTTAATAG ACTAGTATGCCGCGGCTTTGTAGTGCTGACTCTGCTGCTGATATTCTTCAACGAGTTTCTCATCTACTACATGGCCCAATCGAGCTGGCACCAAATCGATTGCAAACTGG ATAATTGCACACGCCTGTTGCTCATCTCAGACCCGCAGATCTTAGGCACCTCCTATGATCGCTCGTCCCACAGTCCGCTGGCTCGCTACGACTCGGATAGATATCTGCAAAAGACCTTTGAACGCGCCGTGGCCTTTACCCAGCCGCACATAATCGTGTTTCTGGGGGATTTGCTAGACGAAGGCAACATTGCCACGGCGCAGGAGTATAAGCAATATGTAAAGCGCTTTCGGCGCATCTATCAGAGCAAGAAATTCCGTAAA CGCGTCCATGTGCCGGGGGATAATGACATAGGCGGCGAGAATGGCGACTACATTTCCAACTCGAACCAGCGACGCTTCGAGAACGAGTTCATGAGTGAGGACCTCTTCGACTATGACCATCACATTCGCTTCTTTAAGATCAACCGCATGCTGTTGGACTTTACAAATCCCGACAGGGACCATAATGCCGACCGGCTCCGTATTGGGGTCTCGCACGCTCCTCTGCTTATTGGCGGTGGACCGCTGCTGCGGGCCGTCATCAGCGACTTGGATCCACATATCATATTCTCTGGCCATTGGCACGAATCCAGGATATTTATTTACCCCTCCACGAAGGTGATCAACTTCTATGAGAATGCAGTGCGGCATTTTGATTTGAAGGCGCTGAAGGAGCAGGACCACAGCTATTTGGAGATTATGGTGCCCACCTCCTCGTATCGCATGGGAAAGTCCAAGATTGGCATGGGCTATGCTGTGCTGG AGAACTACAATCTAAGCTACACGGTTCTGTGGCAGCCCAACCGTTTTATTCTGCTCTTCACCTACGTCTTCTGGGGCCTTTTCGTGCTCTGCGGGGCGATTGTCTACAAAATGATGACCCGCTGTCCCTTCCGTGTGGCCAAACGACAGACGCACTATAGCCGCGTCTCCAATATACCTCAATTTTAG